A single window of Gambusia affinis linkage group LG18, SWU_Gaff_1.0, whole genome shotgun sequence DNA harbors:
- the kirrel1a gene encoding kin of IRRE-like protein 1a isoform X1 produces MQRLLLLSLAFSLHTAVRTARFSQEPADQSVVRGQRVILSCVVFNYSGIVQWTKDGLALGIGEDLRAWPRYRVLRVQELGQYNLEILSADLSDDALYECQAPDAALRSRRAKLTVLIPPDDPVIDGGPEVLLNAGESYNLTCVSRGAKPPSMVEWMKDGLPIEGAVSTTEVLSDRKRVTTRSYLPIHPIDTDTGRNYSCVSTNQAAPSGKSTTVTLNVHHPPTVTLSIEPRSVLEGDRVTFTCQAHANPPIMGYRWAKGGVVLQGARESVFTTKADHSFFTEPVSCLVFNAVGKTNVSILVDVHFGPILLVEPQPKTVDVDSDVTLNCKWAGNPPLTLTWFKKGSNMVLSNSNQLYLKSVTQADAGQYVCKAIVPRIGVGETEVTLTVNGPPIISSEPVQYAVRGERGGVKCYIASTPPPDKIVWAWKENVWEKEKGTLLERYTVEQSKPAAEGGGVLSTLTINNVMESDFLSTYNCTAWNAFGPGTMIITLEENEEFPVGIVAGSTVCSTIVLLIFLLILVLVFYRQRKGSRRGVTLGKPDIKVETITKETHSLEEDSGSVSTASRMVKAMYSFLPSVSFSPSNQPFKDDIELKSDLRSDTLDTRQEYDLKDPTNGYYNVRASTQDEVHPGSRSTLHYSDYRSPAGTPGGAASISSSTGGSGATASGGAPVPPGPLTSPGRPQACYDPRPPSRLSHISYAQFNTFTRGGQSQQPPANPAPAATDFPGDCSLLDSTSQLAYDNYGYPSHYQTYRMGFAPSSLAPLEAGPSYEMYGVGSGVPSPGVGVSPGGPAPSGSETGLGKYGSSTRFSYTSQHSDYSHSRHTQRMQTHV; encoded by the exons CTTGGCCCCGGTACCGCGTGCTGCGGGTCCAGGAGCTGGGTCAGTACAACCTGGAGATCCTGTCGGCTGACCTGTCCGACGACGCCCTGTACGAGTGCCAGGCCCCCGATGCCGCTCTGAGGTCCAGAAGGGCCAAACTCACCGTCCTGA TCCCTCCAGATGACCCGGTGATTGACGGAGGACCAGAGGTGCTGCTGAATGCGGGGGAGTCCTACAACCTTACGTGCGTGTCTCGCGGAGCTAAACCGCCTTCGATGGTTGAGTGGATGAAAGACGGGCTGCCGATAGAGGGCGCTGTCAGTACCACT GAGGTGCTTTCAGACAGGAAGAGGGTGACCACGCGGAGCTACCTTCCCATCCACCCCATAGACACCGACACCGGGAGGAACTACAGTTGTGTGTCCACCAACCAGGCTGCTCCCTCTGGCAAGAGCACAACCGTCACCCTAAATGTTCACC ATCCACCAACTGTGACCCTGTCCATCGAACCGCGCTCTGTCCTAGAAGGGGACCGAGTCACCTTCACCTGCCAGGCTCACGCCAACCCTCCTATTATGGGCTACAG GTGGGCTAAGGGCGGCGTGGTGCTGCAGGGCGCCAGGGAGAGCGTGTTCACCACCAAGGCCGACCACTCCTTCTTCACCGAGCCCGTCTCCTGCTTGGTCTTCAACGCGGTGGGGAAGACCAACGTCAGCATCCTGGTGGACGTTCACT TCGGTCCCATCCTGCTGGTGGAGCCGCAGCCCAAAACAGTGGATGTGGACTCTGATGTCACCCTCAACTGCAAATGGGCCGGAAACCCTCCACTCACCCTCACCTGGTTCAAGAAAGGATCCAACATG GTTCTGAGCAACAGCAACCAACTGTATCTGAAGTCAGTGACCCAGGCGGACGCGGGCCAGTACGTGTGCAAGGCCATCGTTCCGCGGATCGGCGTAGGAGAGACCGAGGTCACGCTCACGGTCAACG GTCCACCCATCATCTCCAGTGAGCCGGTGCAGTACGCTGTGAGGGGGGAGAGAGGAGGCGTGAAATGTTACATAGCCAGTACACCCCCTCCAGATAAGATC GTGTGGGCGTGGAAGGAGAATGTGTGGGAGAAGGAGAAGGGCACTCTGCTGGAGAGGTACACAGTGGAGCAGAGCAAGCCAGCCGCTGAGGGCGGCGGCGTCCTCTCCACCCTCACCATCAACAACGTGATGGAATCGGACTTCCTGTCCACCTACAACTGCACGGCCTGGAACGCGTTTGGCCCGGGCACCATGATCATTACGCTGGAGGAGAACG AGGAGTTCCCAGTGGGGATAGTAGCTGGCAGCACAGTGTGTTCCACCATTgtcctcctcatcttcctgCTCATCCTTGTTCTCGTCTTCTACCGGCAGAGAAAAGGCA GCCGGCGCGGGGTCACGCTGGGTAAGCCCGACATCAAGGTGGAGACGATCACCAAGGAGACCCACAGCCTGGAGGAGGACTCCGGCAGCGTGTCCACGGCCTCGCGCATGGTCAAGGCCATGTACTCG TTTCTCCCTTCTGTGTCCTTCTCTCCCTCTAATCAGCCTTTTAAAGATGACATAGAGCTCAAGTCGGACCTGCGCAGCGACACCCTGGACACCCGCCAGGAGTACGACCTAAAG GACCCCACCAACGGATACTACAACGTGCGAGCTTCCACCCAGGACGAAGTCCACCCTGGGTCCCGTTCCACCTTGCACTACTCCGACTACCGCTCCCCTGCAGGAACACCAGGCGGTGCAGCCTCCATCAGTAGCAGCACCGGGGGCTCTGGAGCCACCGCCAGCGGAGGAGCCCCCGTCCCCCCAGGACCGCTCACCTCCCCTGGACGCCCGCAAGCCTGCTACGACCCCCGGCCGCCTTCCAGACTGTCTCACATCAGCTATGCCCAGTTCAACACGTTCACCCGCGGGGGCCAAAGCCAGCAGCCCCCCGCCAACCCCGCCCCAGCGGCCACTGACTTCCCTGGTGACTGTAGCCTCCTGGATTCCACTTCCCAGCTGGCCTACGATAACTACGGCTACCCTTCACACTACCAGACCTACCGCATGGGCTTCGCACCTTCTAGCCTGGCCCCGCTGGAGGCCGGCCCCTCCTACGAGATGTACGGGGTGGGGTCCGGGGTGCCGAGCCCGGGGGTCGGGGTCAGTCCCGGTGGCCCGGCTCCCTCCGGATCAGAGACCGGGTTGGGGAAGTACGGCAGCTCCACCCGCTTCTCGTACACCTCGCAGCACTCTGACTACTCTCACAGCCGACACACACAGCGGATGCAGACTCACGTGTGA
- the kirrel1a gene encoding kin of IRRE-like protein 1a isoform X2 — translation MQRLLLLSLAFSLHTVRTARFSQEPADQSVVRGQRVILSCVVFNYSGIVQWTKDGLALGIGEDLRAWPRYRVLRVQELGQYNLEILSADLSDDALYECQAPDAALRSRRAKLTVLIPPDDPVIDGGPEVLLNAGESYNLTCVSRGAKPPSMVEWMKDGLPIEGAVSTTEVLSDRKRVTTRSYLPIHPIDTDTGRNYSCVSTNQAAPSGKSTTVTLNVHHPPTVTLSIEPRSVLEGDRVTFTCQAHANPPIMGYRWAKGGVVLQGARESVFTTKADHSFFTEPVSCLVFNAVGKTNVSILVDVHFGPILLVEPQPKTVDVDSDVTLNCKWAGNPPLTLTWFKKGSNMVLSNSNQLYLKSVTQADAGQYVCKAIVPRIGVGETEVTLTVNGPPIISSEPVQYAVRGERGGVKCYIASTPPPDKIVWAWKENVWEKEKGTLLERYTVEQSKPAAEGGGVLSTLTINNVMESDFLSTYNCTAWNAFGPGTMIITLEENEEFPVGIVAGSTVCSTIVLLIFLLILVLVFYRQRKGSRRGVTLGKPDIKVETITKETHSLEEDSGSVSTASRMVKAMYSFLPSVSFSPSNQPFKDDIELKSDLRSDTLDTRQEYDLKDPTNGYYNVRASTQDEVHPGSRSTLHYSDYRSPAGTPGGAASISSSTGGSGATASGGAPVPPGPLTSPGRPQACYDPRPPSRLSHISYAQFNTFTRGGQSQQPPANPAPAATDFPGDCSLLDSTSQLAYDNYGYPSHYQTYRMGFAPSSLAPLEAGPSYEMYGVGSGVPSPGVGVSPGGPAPSGSETGLGKYGSSTRFSYTSQHSDYSHSRHTQRMQTHV, via the exons CTTGGCCCCGGTACCGCGTGCTGCGGGTCCAGGAGCTGGGTCAGTACAACCTGGAGATCCTGTCGGCTGACCTGTCCGACGACGCCCTGTACGAGTGCCAGGCCCCCGATGCCGCTCTGAGGTCCAGAAGGGCCAAACTCACCGTCCTGA TCCCTCCAGATGACCCGGTGATTGACGGAGGACCAGAGGTGCTGCTGAATGCGGGGGAGTCCTACAACCTTACGTGCGTGTCTCGCGGAGCTAAACCGCCTTCGATGGTTGAGTGGATGAAAGACGGGCTGCCGATAGAGGGCGCTGTCAGTACCACT GAGGTGCTTTCAGACAGGAAGAGGGTGACCACGCGGAGCTACCTTCCCATCCACCCCATAGACACCGACACCGGGAGGAACTACAGTTGTGTGTCCACCAACCAGGCTGCTCCCTCTGGCAAGAGCACAACCGTCACCCTAAATGTTCACC ATCCACCAACTGTGACCCTGTCCATCGAACCGCGCTCTGTCCTAGAAGGGGACCGAGTCACCTTCACCTGCCAGGCTCACGCCAACCCTCCTATTATGGGCTACAG GTGGGCTAAGGGCGGCGTGGTGCTGCAGGGCGCCAGGGAGAGCGTGTTCACCACCAAGGCCGACCACTCCTTCTTCACCGAGCCCGTCTCCTGCTTGGTCTTCAACGCGGTGGGGAAGACCAACGTCAGCATCCTGGTGGACGTTCACT TCGGTCCCATCCTGCTGGTGGAGCCGCAGCCCAAAACAGTGGATGTGGACTCTGATGTCACCCTCAACTGCAAATGGGCCGGAAACCCTCCACTCACCCTCACCTGGTTCAAGAAAGGATCCAACATG GTTCTGAGCAACAGCAACCAACTGTATCTGAAGTCAGTGACCCAGGCGGACGCGGGCCAGTACGTGTGCAAGGCCATCGTTCCGCGGATCGGCGTAGGAGAGACCGAGGTCACGCTCACGGTCAACG GTCCACCCATCATCTCCAGTGAGCCGGTGCAGTACGCTGTGAGGGGGGAGAGAGGAGGCGTGAAATGTTACATAGCCAGTACACCCCCTCCAGATAAGATC GTGTGGGCGTGGAAGGAGAATGTGTGGGAGAAGGAGAAGGGCACTCTGCTGGAGAGGTACACAGTGGAGCAGAGCAAGCCAGCCGCTGAGGGCGGCGGCGTCCTCTCCACCCTCACCATCAACAACGTGATGGAATCGGACTTCCTGTCCACCTACAACTGCACGGCCTGGAACGCGTTTGGCCCGGGCACCATGATCATTACGCTGGAGGAGAACG AGGAGTTCCCAGTGGGGATAGTAGCTGGCAGCACAGTGTGTTCCACCATTgtcctcctcatcttcctgCTCATCCTTGTTCTCGTCTTCTACCGGCAGAGAAAAGGCA GCCGGCGCGGGGTCACGCTGGGTAAGCCCGACATCAAGGTGGAGACGATCACCAAGGAGACCCACAGCCTGGAGGAGGACTCCGGCAGCGTGTCCACGGCCTCGCGCATGGTCAAGGCCATGTACTCG TTTCTCCCTTCTGTGTCCTTCTCTCCCTCTAATCAGCCTTTTAAAGATGACATAGAGCTCAAGTCGGACCTGCGCAGCGACACCCTGGACACCCGCCAGGAGTACGACCTAAAG GACCCCACCAACGGATACTACAACGTGCGAGCTTCCACCCAGGACGAAGTCCACCCTGGGTCCCGTTCCACCTTGCACTACTCCGACTACCGCTCCCCTGCAGGAACACCAGGCGGTGCAGCCTCCATCAGTAGCAGCACCGGGGGCTCTGGAGCCACCGCCAGCGGAGGAGCCCCCGTCCCCCCAGGACCGCTCACCTCCCCTGGACGCCCGCAAGCCTGCTACGACCCCCGGCCGCCTTCCAGACTGTCTCACATCAGCTATGCCCAGTTCAACACGTTCACCCGCGGGGGCCAAAGCCAGCAGCCCCCCGCCAACCCCGCCCCAGCGGCCACTGACTTCCCTGGTGACTGTAGCCTCCTGGATTCCACTTCCCAGCTGGCCTACGATAACTACGGCTACCCTTCACACTACCAGACCTACCGCATGGGCTTCGCACCTTCTAGCCTGGCCCCGCTGGAGGCCGGCCCCTCCTACGAGATGTACGGGGTGGGGTCCGGGGTGCCGAGCCCGGGGGTCGGGGTCAGTCCCGGTGGCCCGGCTCCCTCCGGATCAGAGACCGGGTTGGGGAAGTACGGCAGCTCCACCCGCTTCTCGTACACCTCGCAGCACTCTGACTACTCTCACAGCCGACACACACAGCGGATGCAGACTCACGTGTGA
- the kirrel1a gene encoding kin of IRRE-like protein 1a isoform X3 — translation MQRLLLLSLAFSLHTAVRTARFSQEPADQSVVRGQRVILSCVVFNYSGIVQWTKDGLALGIGEDLRAWPRYRVLRVQELGQYNLEILSADLSDDALYECQAPDAALRSRRAKLTVLIPPDDPVIDGGPEVLLNAGESYNLTCVSRGAKPPSMVEWMKDGLPIEGAVSTTEVLSDRKRVTTRSYLPIHPIDTDTGRNYSCVSTNQAAPSGKSTTVTLNVHHPPTVTLSIEPRSVLEGDRVTFTCQAHANPPIMGYRWAKGGVVLQGARESVFTTKADHSFFTEPVSCLVFNAVGKTNVSILVDVHFGPILLVEPQPKTVDVDSDVTLNCKWAGNPPLTLTWFKKGSNMVLSNSNQLYLKSVTQADAGQYVCKAIVPRIGVGETEVTLTVNGPPIISSEPVQYAVRGERGGVKCYIASTPPPDKIVWAWKENVWEKEKGTLLERYTVEQSKPAAEGGGVLSTLTINNVMESDFLSTYNCTAWNAFGPGTMIITLEENEEFPVGIVAGSTVCSTIVLLIFLLILVLVFYRQRKGSRRGVTLGKPDIKVETITKETHSLEEDSGSVSTASRMVKAMYSPFKDDIELKSDLRSDTLDTRQEYDLKDPTNGYYNVRASTQDEVHPGSRSTLHYSDYRSPAGTPGGAASISSSTGGSGATASGGAPVPPGPLTSPGRPQACYDPRPPSRLSHISYAQFNTFTRGGQSQQPPANPAPAATDFPGDCSLLDSTSQLAYDNYGYPSHYQTYRMGFAPSSLAPLEAGPSYEMYGVGSGVPSPGVGVSPGGPAPSGSETGLGKYGSSTRFSYTSQHSDYSHSRHTQRMQTHV, via the exons CTTGGCCCCGGTACCGCGTGCTGCGGGTCCAGGAGCTGGGTCAGTACAACCTGGAGATCCTGTCGGCTGACCTGTCCGACGACGCCCTGTACGAGTGCCAGGCCCCCGATGCCGCTCTGAGGTCCAGAAGGGCCAAACTCACCGTCCTGA TCCCTCCAGATGACCCGGTGATTGACGGAGGACCAGAGGTGCTGCTGAATGCGGGGGAGTCCTACAACCTTACGTGCGTGTCTCGCGGAGCTAAACCGCCTTCGATGGTTGAGTGGATGAAAGACGGGCTGCCGATAGAGGGCGCTGTCAGTACCACT GAGGTGCTTTCAGACAGGAAGAGGGTGACCACGCGGAGCTACCTTCCCATCCACCCCATAGACACCGACACCGGGAGGAACTACAGTTGTGTGTCCACCAACCAGGCTGCTCCCTCTGGCAAGAGCACAACCGTCACCCTAAATGTTCACC ATCCACCAACTGTGACCCTGTCCATCGAACCGCGCTCTGTCCTAGAAGGGGACCGAGTCACCTTCACCTGCCAGGCTCACGCCAACCCTCCTATTATGGGCTACAG GTGGGCTAAGGGCGGCGTGGTGCTGCAGGGCGCCAGGGAGAGCGTGTTCACCACCAAGGCCGACCACTCCTTCTTCACCGAGCCCGTCTCCTGCTTGGTCTTCAACGCGGTGGGGAAGACCAACGTCAGCATCCTGGTGGACGTTCACT TCGGTCCCATCCTGCTGGTGGAGCCGCAGCCCAAAACAGTGGATGTGGACTCTGATGTCACCCTCAACTGCAAATGGGCCGGAAACCCTCCACTCACCCTCACCTGGTTCAAGAAAGGATCCAACATG GTTCTGAGCAACAGCAACCAACTGTATCTGAAGTCAGTGACCCAGGCGGACGCGGGCCAGTACGTGTGCAAGGCCATCGTTCCGCGGATCGGCGTAGGAGAGACCGAGGTCACGCTCACGGTCAACG GTCCACCCATCATCTCCAGTGAGCCGGTGCAGTACGCTGTGAGGGGGGAGAGAGGAGGCGTGAAATGTTACATAGCCAGTACACCCCCTCCAGATAAGATC GTGTGGGCGTGGAAGGAGAATGTGTGGGAGAAGGAGAAGGGCACTCTGCTGGAGAGGTACACAGTGGAGCAGAGCAAGCCAGCCGCTGAGGGCGGCGGCGTCCTCTCCACCCTCACCATCAACAACGTGATGGAATCGGACTTCCTGTCCACCTACAACTGCACGGCCTGGAACGCGTTTGGCCCGGGCACCATGATCATTACGCTGGAGGAGAACG AGGAGTTCCCAGTGGGGATAGTAGCTGGCAGCACAGTGTGTTCCACCATTgtcctcctcatcttcctgCTCATCCTTGTTCTCGTCTTCTACCGGCAGAGAAAAGGCA GCCGGCGCGGGGTCACGCTGGGTAAGCCCGACATCAAGGTGGAGACGATCACCAAGGAGACCCACAGCCTGGAGGAGGACTCCGGCAGCGTGTCCACGGCCTCGCGCATGGTCAAGGCCATGTACTCG CCTTTTAAAGATGACATAGAGCTCAAGTCGGACCTGCGCAGCGACACCCTGGACACCCGCCAGGAGTACGACCTAAAG GACCCCACCAACGGATACTACAACGTGCGAGCTTCCACCCAGGACGAAGTCCACCCTGGGTCCCGTTCCACCTTGCACTACTCCGACTACCGCTCCCCTGCAGGAACACCAGGCGGTGCAGCCTCCATCAGTAGCAGCACCGGGGGCTCTGGAGCCACCGCCAGCGGAGGAGCCCCCGTCCCCCCAGGACCGCTCACCTCCCCTGGACGCCCGCAAGCCTGCTACGACCCCCGGCCGCCTTCCAGACTGTCTCACATCAGCTATGCCCAGTTCAACACGTTCACCCGCGGGGGCCAAAGCCAGCAGCCCCCCGCCAACCCCGCCCCAGCGGCCACTGACTTCCCTGGTGACTGTAGCCTCCTGGATTCCACTTCCCAGCTGGCCTACGATAACTACGGCTACCCTTCACACTACCAGACCTACCGCATGGGCTTCGCACCTTCTAGCCTGGCCCCGCTGGAGGCCGGCCCCTCCTACGAGATGTACGGGGTGGGGTCCGGGGTGCCGAGCCCGGGGGTCGGGGTCAGTCCCGGTGGCCCGGCTCCCTCCGGATCAGAGACCGGGTTGGGGAAGTACGGCAGCTCCACCCGCTTCTCGTACACCTCGCAGCACTCTGACTACTCTCACAGCCGACACACACAGCGGATGCAGACTCACGTGTGA
- the kirrel1a gene encoding kin of IRRE-like protein 1a isoform X4: protein MQRLLLLSLAFSLHTVRTARFSQEPADQSVVRGQRVILSCVVFNYSGIVQWTKDGLALGIGEDLRAWPRYRVLRVQELGQYNLEILSADLSDDALYECQAPDAALRSRRAKLTVLIPPDDPVIDGGPEVLLNAGESYNLTCVSRGAKPPSMVEWMKDGLPIEGAVSTTEVLSDRKRVTTRSYLPIHPIDTDTGRNYSCVSTNQAAPSGKSTTVTLNVHHPPTVTLSIEPRSVLEGDRVTFTCQAHANPPIMGYRWAKGGVVLQGARESVFTTKADHSFFTEPVSCLVFNAVGKTNVSILVDVHFGPILLVEPQPKTVDVDSDVTLNCKWAGNPPLTLTWFKKGSNMVLSNSNQLYLKSVTQADAGQYVCKAIVPRIGVGETEVTLTVNGPPIISSEPVQYAVRGERGGVKCYIASTPPPDKIVWAWKENVWEKEKGTLLERYTVEQSKPAAEGGGVLSTLTINNVMESDFLSTYNCTAWNAFGPGTMIITLEENEEFPVGIVAGSTVCSTIVLLIFLLILVLVFYRQRKGSRRGVTLGKPDIKVETITKETHSLEEDSGSVSTASRMVKAMYSPFKDDIELKSDLRSDTLDTRQEYDLKDPTNGYYNVRASTQDEVHPGSRSTLHYSDYRSPAGTPGGAASISSSTGGSGATASGGAPVPPGPLTSPGRPQACYDPRPPSRLSHISYAQFNTFTRGGQSQQPPANPAPAATDFPGDCSLLDSTSQLAYDNYGYPSHYQTYRMGFAPSSLAPLEAGPSYEMYGVGSGVPSPGVGVSPGGPAPSGSETGLGKYGSSTRFSYTSQHSDYSHSRHTQRMQTHV, encoded by the exons CTTGGCCCCGGTACCGCGTGCTGCGGGTCCAGGAGCTGGGTCAGTACAACCTGGAGATCCTGTCGGCTGACCTGTCCGACGACGCCCTGTACGAGTGCCAGGCCCCCGATGCCGCTCTGAGGTCCAGAAGGGCCAAACTCACCGTCCTGA TCCCTCCAGATGACCCGGTGATTGACGGAGGACCAGAGGTGCTGCTGAATGCGGGGGAGTCCTACAACCTTACGTGCGTGTCTCGCGGAGCTAAACCGCCTTCGATGGTTGAGTGGATGAAAGACGGGCTGCCGATAGAGGGCGCTGTCAGTACCACT GAGGTGCTTTCAGACAGGAAGAGGGTGACCACGCGGAGCTACCTTCCCATCCACCCCATAGACACCGACACCGGGAGGAACTACAGTTGTGTGTCCACCAACCAGGCTGCTCCCTCTGGCAAGAGCACAACCGTCACCCTAAATGTTCACC ATCCACCAACTGTGACCCTGTCCATCGAACCGCGCTCTGTCCTAGAAGGGGACCGAGTCACCTTCACCTGCCAGGCTCACGCCAACCCTCCTATTATGGGCTACAG GTGGGCTAAGGGCGGCGTGGTGCTGCAGGGCGCCAGGGAGAGCGTGTTCACCACCAAGGCCGACCACTCCTTCTTCACCGAGCCCGTCTCCTGCTTGGTCTTCAACGCGGTGGGGAAGACCAACGTCAGCATCCTGGTGGACGTTCACT TCGGTCCCATCCTGCTGGTGGAGCCGCAGCCCAAAACAGTGGATGTGGACTCTGATGTCACCCTCAACTGCAAATGGGCCGGAAACCCTCCACTCACCCTCACCTGGTTCAAGAAAGGATCCAACATG GTTCTGAGCAACAGCAACCAACTGTATCTGAAGTCAGTGACCCAGGCGGACGCGGGCCAGTACGTGTGCAAGGCCATCGTTCCGCGGATCGGCGTAGGAGAGACCGAGGTCACGCTCACGGTCAACG GTCCACCCATCATCTCCAGTGAGCCGGTGCAGTACGCTGTGAGGGGGGAGAGAGGAGGCGTGAAATGTTACATAGCCAGTACACCCCCTCCAGATAAGATC GTGTGGGCGTGGAAGGAGAATGTGTGGGAGAAGGAGAAGGGCACTCTGCTGGAGAGGTACACAGTGGAGCAGAGCAAGCCAGCCGCTGAGGGCGGCGGCGTCCTCTCCACCCTCACCATCAACAACGTGATGGAATCGGACTTCCTGTCCACCTACAACTGCACGGCCTGGAACGCGTTTGGCCCGGGCACCATGATCATTACGCTGGAGGAGAACG AGGAGTTCCCAGTGGGGATAGTAGCTGGCAGCACAGTGTGTTCCACCATTgtcctcctcatcttcctgCTCATCCTTGTTCTCGTCTTCTACCGGCAGAGAAAAGGCA GCCGGCGCGGGGTCACGCTGGGTAAGCCCGACATCAAGGTGGAGACGATCACCAAGGAGACCCACAGCCTGGAGGAGGACTCCGGCAGCGTGTCCACGGCCTCGCGCATGGTCAAGGCCATGTACTCG CCTTTTAAAGATGACATAGAGCTCAAGTCGGACCTGCGCAGCGACACCCTGGACACCCGCCAGGAGTACGACCTAAAG GACCCCACCAACGGATACTACAACGTGCGAGCTTCCACCCAGGACGAAGTCCACCCTGGGTCCCGTTCCACCTTGCACTACTCCGACTACCGCTCCCCTGCAGGAACACCAGGCGGTGCAGCCTCCATCAGTAGCAGCACCGGGGGCTCTGGAGCCACCGCCAGCGGAGGAGCCCCCGTCCCCCCAGGACCGCTCACCTCCCCTGGACGCCCGCAAGCCTGCTACGACCCCCGGCCGCCTTCCAGACTGTCTCACATCAGCTATGCCCAGTTCAACACGTTCACCCGCGGGGGCCAAAGCCAGCAGCCCCCCGCCAACCCCGCCCCAGCGGCCACTGACTTCCCTGGTGACTGTAGCCTCCTGGATTCCACTTCCCAGCTGGCCTACGATAACTACGGCTACCCTTCACACTACCAGACCTACCGCATGGGCTTCGCACCTTCTAGCCTGGCCCCGCTGGAGGCCGGCCCCTCCTACGAGATGTACGGGGTGGGGTCCGGGGTGCCGAGCCCGGGGGTCGGGGTCAGTCCCGGTGGCCCGGCTCCCTCCGGATCAGAGACCGGGTTGGGGAAGTACGGCAGCTCCACCCGCTTCTCGTACACCTCGCAGCACTCTGACTACTCTCACAGCCGACACACACAGCGGATGCAGACTCACGTGTGA